The Elgaria multicarinata webbii isolate HBS135686 ecotype San Diego chromosome 4, rElgMul1.1.pri, whole genome shotgun sequence genome contains a region encoding:
- the LOC134398219 gene encoding protein eyes shut homolog, whose product MKLKTAVVLIAHFLQSCIVNGQTFCRRNVTSEWQTQPTVHVVKWSLTQNICSNFYTDCWIIDSECERNGVENIILSIPQICPVQLQLGDAVFISSEPSFQSHGMNLANVSLEEFVRCPKQADVPQKQLIFDCRLRGMHQIDPQWLGIGTHYFAEVPSRGPLLCNLGLRLNVTVKPHLCQQSPSAPFCSGHGKCLSHVWDEAYTCHCNQPYSGQFCQEFDACSTNPCDNNASCIDKRKKGEHGGDTYECICSPLFAGKNCSEIIGQCRSHSCVNANCSSVSPNTYRCQCDKGSAGKKCTYHTKSCYHEGLSTEDFQERALSVLQPNGVWEKHPYLPSTTAMLINAEIDGISTRESDKDQK is encoded by the exons ATGAAGCTAAAGACCGCTGTTGTCTTGATTGCGCATTTCCTTCAAAGCTGCATTGTGAATGGGCAGACCTTTTGCAGAAGGAACGTGACTTCGGAATggcaaacacagccaacagtgcATGTCGTGAAGTGGTCCCTGACTCAAAACATCTGTTCCAACTTCTACACAGACTGCTGGATTATTGATTCAGAGTGTGAAAGGAACGGTGTAGAAAACATCATTCTGAGTATTCCTCAGATTTGTCCTGTGCAACTTCAGTTGGGAGATGCAGTCTTTATTTCTTCTGAGCCATCTTTTCAGTCACACGGAATGAACCTGGCCAATGTTTCCTTGGAAGAATTTGTCAGGTGCCCTAAACAAGCAGATGTCCCTCAGAAGCAGCTAATTTTTGATTGCAGGTTGCGAGGGATGCACCAGATCGATCCGCAATGGCTTGGAATTGGAACACATTACTTTGCAGAAGTACCATCCCGGGGACCTCTTTTATGTAATTTAGGACTTAGACTGAATGTAACAGTGAAACCACACCTTTGCCAGCAGTCTCCAAGTGCACCTTTTTGCTCTGGACATGGCAAATGTCTAAGTCATGTCTGGGATGAAGCATATACTTGCCACTGTAACCAGCCCTATTCAGGacaattctgccaagaatttgATGCGTGCTCCACTAACCCCTGTGACAATAATGCTTCGTGCAtcgacaaaaggaaaaaaggagaacATGGTGGGGATACCTATGAATGCATATGCTCCCCATTGTTTGCAG GAAAGAACTGTTCAGAAATAATCGGACAGTGCCGGTCACATAGTTGTGTCAATGCCAACTGCAGCAGTGTTTCTCCAAATACTTACAGATGCCAGTGCGATAAAGGTTCTGCAGGTAAGAAATGCACTTATCACACAAAAAGCTGTTATCATGAGGGGCTCTCCACTGAAGATTTTCAAGAAAGGGCCTTGTCTGTGCTTCAGCCTAATGGAGTGTGGGAGAAA CACCCATACCTCCCCTCCACCACTGCAATGCTGATTAATGCAGAAATTGATGGAATAAGCACACGAGAAAGTGACAAAGACCAGAAATAA